The Anopheles merus strain MAF chromosome 2L, AmerM5.1, whole genome shotgun sequence genome has a segment encoding these proteins:
- the LOC121591981 gene encoding mucin-5AC-like, whose protein sequence is MRLTFTLILLGICIPLQAKPQLLGGGGGLLGTGVGGSTGLLGTGVLSSGTTSGLLGTGLGATTGVLGTGILGTGTTSGLLGTGLGATTGVLGTGLLGTGTTSGLLGTGLGATSGVLGTGLLGTGTTSGLLGTGIGATSGVLGTGLLGTGTTSGLLGTGLGATSGVLGTGILGTGTTSGLLGTGIGATSGLLGTGILSGSGGATTTTAAVTTTTAAPTTTTAVPTTTTAAATTTVTATTTTTTTTIAPATTTNAPTTTVTSAPTGTVTFNINGNIITINANDQATIDAINAVLAASSTTTAMSTTTTAAPSFGSTVSFNIGGSIITVDAADTATIAAIIQSLNSGSTTSTAISTTSVIPVTATTTTTVVTPVTTTSTASALATTTTLGSAATSTTSTTSAPNSGSNSISIIININGQFILISASNQSLLLLMQQILQQISSITTITSTTQPPAIPIQPTSAPVQTGGGRPGGCMRRHQSSVEVGGNRGLRGGFGFGIGIRGPLGRGFQAGFGGGISNRMPGASIGAGIRLQGPLGGSIQAGFGAGLGHAHSSVSGRTQGGIRSGIRVQGPLRGVVQAGFGAGFRAGGHRHG, encoded by the exons ATGCGACTAACTTTTACATTGATCTTGCTGGGAATTTGTATTCCATTGCAAGCCAAACCACAACTGTTGGGAGGTGGTGGAGGCTTGCTCGGAACTGGCGTTGGAGGTTCTACCGGTTTGCTAGGAACTGGTGTACTATCGAGTGGTACCACAAGTGGATTATTAGGAACTGGCCTCGGTGCTACTACAGGAGTTCTTGGAACTGGTATACTAGGAACGGGAACAACTAGTGGATTATTAGGAACTGGTTTAGGAGCAACAACCGGGGTTCTAGGCACTGGACTACTTGGAACAGGAACTACCAGTGGGCTGCTTGGAACAGGCCTTGGAGCTACTAGTGGTGTTCTTGGAACAGGACTGCTCGGAACAGGAACTACCAGTGGACTGCTTGGAACAGGTATAGGAGCTACTAGTGGTGTTCTTGGAACTGGACTACTCGGAACAGGAACTACCAGTGGACTGCTTGGAACAGGTCTTGGAGCTACTAGTGGTGTTCTTGGAACTGGAATACTTGGAACGGGGACTACCAGCGGACTGTTAGGAACAGGTATAGGAGCTACTAGTGGTCTTCTTGGTACTGGTATTCTTAGTGGAAGTGGAGGTGCCACTACAACTACTGCTGCCGTTACCACGACCACTGCTGCTCCCACCACCACAACGGCTGTTCCCACTACCACAACCGCTGCAGCCACGACCACggtaacagcaacaacaacgacaacaacgacGACAATTGCTCCAGCCACAACTACTAACGCACCAACAACGACAGTCACATCGGCCCCCACAGGAACTGTAACATTCAACATTAATGGAA ACATTATAACTATAAATGCAAATGATCAAGCAACTATAGATGCTATCAACGCTGTCCTAGCTGCTTCTTCGACTACTACTGCTATGAGTACAACAACCACAGCAGCACCATCCTTTGGAAGCACAGTATCATTCAACATTGGTGGAT CTATCATtactgttgatgctgctgataCAGCTACGATTGCAGCGATCATTCAAAGTCTTAACAGTGGATCGACTACATCGACAGCAATTTCAACCACCTCCGTAATTCCTGTAACTGCAACTACTACGACAACTGTTGTCACTCCAGTTACGACTACGAGTACTGCGTCAGCTTTGGCGACAACTACAACTTTGGGTTCCGCAGCTACTTCAACCACATCTACCACATCAGCACCCAATAGCGGATCGAATTCTATTTCTATTATTATCAACATAAACGGACAGTTTATTTTAATATCAGCCTCGAATCAAAGCTTACTGCTTTTGATGCAACAAATTTTGCAGCAAATTTCAAGCATAACAACAATTACATCAACAACACAACCACCGGCTATTCCAATTCAACCGACGTCAGCTCCTGTACAAACTGGTGGAGGACGTCCTGGTGGATGCATGAGACGCCATCAGTCTTCTGTGGAAGTTGGAGGCAATCGAGGACTGCGTGGTGGATTTGGATTTGGCATTGGTATTCGTGGACCCCTTGGTAGAGGATTTCAAGCTGGTTTTGGAGGTGGTATAAGCAACCGAATGCCTGGAGCTAGTATCGGTGCTGGCATTCGACTGCAGGGTCCTTTAGGAGGAAGCATACAGGCCGGGTTTGGAGCCGGTTTAGGACATGCCCATTCCAGTGTATCTGGTAGAACTCAAGGTGGAATTAGATCAGGGATCCGTGTGCAAGGACCTCTAAGAGGCGTGGTTCAAGCAGGTTTTGGGGCTGGATTTCGAGCTGGTGGACATAGACACGGATAA